A single genomic interval of Novosphingobium ginsenosidimutans harbors:
- a CDS encoding glycoside hydrolase family 97 protein yields the protein MKPIRFALGLGLALATAPALAQQVPVTASSPDGTVSVTVSIDGDGRAAYAVTRKGKPIIAPSRLGFLFTDEAKIERRLTITGQEVRDFDETWTQPWGEWASIRNRYREFKVHLKETTALARVFTVTFRLYEDGVGFRYEFPQQPNMAKTNVADELTEFAFAQDGTAWWKPAYLWNREEYLYNKTGLSSVSTAATPITIKLTDGTHVALHEAALVDFSGMNVTRTEGTTLRANLTPGAGGPKVQKSGAWNTPWRTLIIADNAPGIYHSHLMLNLNEPNKLGDMSWFKPGKFAGVWWNMIKGEWSWARGPKHGATNANVKAYIDFAAANGIPNVLVEGWNVGWDGDWFGNGWAMDFTKPTEDFDIAMLSAYGKKKGVRLVGHHETGGAVTHYDNQLDRSFAFAANYGMMVVKTGYVTDAAQLERVDPDGTKHREWLEGQWMTNHFVRVAETAAKYKIAFDSHEPVKGTGLHRTYPNWVAREGMRGMEYNAWIGGKNPPEHEANLVFTRMLEGPMDFTPGVLSLKGSENSDILSTIAKQLALYVVIYSPVQMVADTPENYAKFPKELKFIRDVPTDWQETRVLNGEIGDYVTIARKERGGEGWYVGAVGDENAQTVSFNLDFLTPGKRYKAEIYRDGDDADYRTDKRHSIAIESKVLTSADSLTMRIAPGGGFAIRLVPAK from the coding sequence ATGAAGCCGATCCGTTTTGCCCTTGGCCTTGGCCTTGCGCTGGCTACCGCGCCGGCGCTGGCCCAGCAGGTGCCGGTTACGGCCAGCTCGCCCGATGGCACCGTCAGCGTCACCGTTTCGATCGATGGCGATGGCCGCGCGGCCTACGCCGTGACCCGCAAGGGCAAGCCGATCATCGCGCCCTCACGCCTGGGCTTCCTGTTCACTGATGAGGCCAAGATCGAGCGCCGCCTGACCATCACGGGGCAGGAAGTGCGGGACTTTGACGAGACCTGGACCCAGCCCTGGGGCGAATGGGCGAGCATTCGCAACCGCTACCGCGAGTTCAAGGTCCATCTGAAGGAAACGACGGCGCTGGCCCGGGTCTTCACTGTTACCTTCCGCCTCTATGAAGACGGCGTCGGCTTCCGCTACGAATTCCCGCAGCAGCCGAACATGGCGAAGACCAACGTGGCCGACGAGCTGACCGAATTTGCCTTCGCCCAGGATGGCACCGCCTGGTGGAAGCCGGCCTATCTTTGGAACCGCGAGGAATATCTCTACAACAAGACCGGTCTGTCATCGGTTTCGACCGCCGCGACGCCGATCACGATCAAGCTGACCGATGGCACCCATGTCGCGCTGCACGAAGCCGCGCTGGTCGACTTTTCGGGCATGAATGTGACCCGGACCGAAGGCACAACCCTGCGCGCCAATCTAACCCCCGGCGCGGGCGGGCCCAAGGTTCAAAAAAGCGGGGCCTGGAATACCCCCTGGCGCACCCTGATCATCGCCGACAATGCCCCTGGCATTTACCACAGCCACCTGATGCTGAACCTCAACGAACCCAACAAGCTGGGCGACATGAGCTGGTTCAAGCCGGGCAAGTTTGCCGGCGTGTGGTGGAACATGATCAAGGGCGAATGGTCGTGGGCGCGCGGGCCAAAGCACGGCGCGACCAATGCCAACGTCAAGGCCTACATCGATTTCGCCGCCGCCAACGGCATCCCCAACGTGCTGGTCGAAGGCTGGAACGTGGGCTGGGACGGTGACTGGTTCGGCAACGGCTGGGCCATGGACTTCACCAAGCCGACCGAAGACTTCGATATCGCCATGCTTTCCGCTTACGGCAAGAAGAAGGGCGTCCGGCTGGTTGGCCACCACGAGACCGGCGGCGCGGTAACCCACTACGACAATCAGCTGGACCGCAGCTTTGCCTTTGCCGCCAATTACGGGATGATGGTGGTCAAGACCGGCTATGTCACCGATGCTGCGCAGCTGGAGCGCGTCGATCCCGATGGGACCAAGCACCGCGAATGGCTTGAGGGCCAGTGGATGACCAACCACTTCGTCCGCGTCGCCGAGACTGCCGCAAAGTACAAGATCGCCTTCGACAGCCACGAGCCGGTCAAGGGCACTGGTCTGCACCGCACCTATCCCAACTGGGTGGCGCGCGAAGGCATGCGCGGCATGGAATACAACGCCTGGATCGGCGGCAAGAACCCGCCCGAGCACGAAGCGAACCTGGTATTCACCCGGATGCTCGAAGGGCCGATGGACTTCACCCCCGGCGTGCTGAGCCTAAAGGGCTCGGAGAACAGCGACATCCTCTCGACCATTGCCAAGCAGCTGGCGCTTTACGTGGTGATCTATTCGCCGGTGCAGATGGTGGCTGACACGCCCGAGAACTACGCGAAGTTCCCGAAGGAGCTGAAGTTCATCCGCGATGTGCCGACCGACTGGCAGGAAACCCGCGTCCTCAATGGCGAGATCGGCGACTATGTCACGATCGCCCGCAAGGAGCGTGGCGGCGAGGGCTGGTACGTTGGCGCGGTGGGCGATGAGAACGCTCAGACCGTCTCGTTCAACCTCGACTTCCTGACCCCCGGCAAGCGCTACAAGGCCGAGATCTATCGCGATGGCGACGATGCCGATTACCGCACCGACAAGCGCCACTCGATCGCGATCGAGAGCAAGGTGCTGACCAGCGCCGACAGCCTGACTATGCGGATCGCGCCGGGCGGCGGCTTCGCGATCCGGCTGGTACCGGCCAAGTGA
- a CDS encoding Lrp/AsnC family transcriptional regulator — protein MQIDILQLDSIDWAILGVLQSDASLAVQDVGDRVGLSSNACWRRIKRLEDSGIIARRVALVDPAKLGLATTVFVSIRTNRHDPAWLEAFSRGVAAIDEIVECHRMAGDVDYLLKLVVRDIAHYDRIYRKLIAAIPDLADVSSSFSMERMKATTALPRPT, from the coding sequence ATGCAGATCGATATTTTGCAATTGGATTCGATAGACTGGGCGATCCTGGGGGTTTTGCAGTCGGACGCTTCGCTCGCCGTGCAGGACGTGGGGGACCGGGTCGGCCTCTCCAGCAATGCCTGCTGGCGGCGGATCAAGCGGCTGGAAGACAGCGGGATCATCGCCCGCCGGGTGGCGCTGGTCGATCCGGCCAAGCTGGGGCTGGCCACCACGGTCTTCGTCTCGATCCGCACCAACCGCCACGACCCGGCCTGGCTTGAGGCCTTCTCGCGCGGGGTCGCGGCCATTGACGAGATTGTCGAGTGTCACCGCATGGCCGGCGATGTCGATTACCTACTCAAGCTGGTGGTGCGCGATATCGCCCACTATGACCGGATCTATCGCAAGCTGATCGCCGCAATCCCGGACCTGGCCGATGTCAGTTCCAGCTTCTCGATGGAGCGGATGAAGGCAACCACCGCCCTCCCGCGGCCTACTTAG
- a CDS encoding NfeD family protein, with the protein MEWLPNLDPHWNWLALGLVLAVAEMAIPGVFLIWLAGAAILTGLATWVLPIGLPVQIVLFAALAIVSVFIGKRYLGRNPIHEADPGMNDRGARLQGEVVTITHAIDGGTGRARHGDTEWLVRGPEAEPGTRMRVAGNDGAVLLVEHLH; encoded by the coding sequence ATGGAATGGCTGCCTAACCTGGACCCGCACTGGAACTGGCTCGCGCTCGGGCTCGTGCTGGCGGTTGCCGAAATGGCAATACCCGGCGTGTTCCTGATCTGGCTGGCCGGAGCGGCAATTCTGACCGGCCTCGCTACCTGGGTCCTGCCCATCGGCCTGCCGGTGCAGATCGTGTTGTTCGCTGCGCTGGCCATTGTCTCGGTCTTTATCGGCAAGCGGTATCTTGGCCGTAATCCGATTCACGAAGCCGACCCCGGCATGAACGACCGCGGGGCGCGATTGCAGGGTGAAGTGGTGACCATTACCCACGCCATCGATGGCGGCACCGGACGGGCGCGGCATGGCGATACTGAATGGCTGGTGCGCGGCCCCGAAGCGGAACCGGGCACGCGGATGCGGGTTGCGGGCAACGATGGTGCGGTGCTGCTTGTCGAGCACCTGCACTGA
- a CDS encoding PQQ-dependent dehydrogenase, methanol/ethanol family, giving the protein MRLRLLAAAALLALAGCGKSVSPPATEGVTDAKILAAAEGEWLSYGRDYGEQRFSTLTAINDGNVSQLGLAWSADLDTARGQEATPLMHDGVLYTTTAWSMVKAYDAKTGALKWSYDPQVPREKLVEVCCDAVNRGVALYGNKVYVGTLDGHLVALDAKTGKVVWKKLTIPEGSHMAITGAPRIVKGRVLIGSAGAEYFTRGYLAAFDAETGNELWRFHTVPGDPSKPQDGKYLEAAVKTWSGDFWKRGGGGTVWDSITYDPKTDLVFFGTANAEPWNPAYRNTDGAGDSLYTASIVAIKPDTGEYVWHFQETPEDRWDFDSNQQITVADLTIGGKPRHVIMHAPKNGFFYVLDAATGEFISGKPFVEGINWAKGLDPKTGKPDVNPEAKYELTNKPFLGFPGAVGAHSWTPMSYSPKTGLVYIPTNNTPQVYAHDPEWKPGTTGFQLGIDASAGNLPPDQAVRQATAAAMTGALVAFDPVTGTIKWKVPQETPTNGGTLATAGNLVFQGTALGEFRAYAADTGKQLWSFPAQSGILAAPMTYMIDGEQYVAVMVGWGGVWDVSAGKLVTKRITPNISRLLVFKLGAKGTLPTAPEEVKRVLDPPPPSGTPQQLAIGMKAYTNSCSVCHGSTAVAGVLNPDLRHSVALGNPKLWQEIVHDGLLKQNGMVGWKGQFTPEQIEAIRLWVVMRANEDKKLGAH; this is encoded by the coding sequence ATGCGTTTGAGGCTGCTTGCTGCTGCCGCGCTGCTGGCGCTGGCCGGGTGCGGAAAATCGGTTTCACCACCGGCGACCGAGGGCGTGACCGACGCCAAGATCCTGGCCGCGGCAGAGGGCGAATGGCTCTCTTACGGGCGCGACTATGGCGAGCAGCGCTTCTCCACCCTGACCGCGATCAACGATGGCAACGTCAGCCAGCTAGGCCTGGCCTGGTCGGCCGATCTCGATACGGCGCGCGGGCAGGAAGCCACGCCGCTGATGCACGATGGCGTACTCTACACCACCACCGCATGGTCGATGGTTAAGGCCTATGACGCCAAGACCGGCGCCCTGAAGTGGTCCTATGATCCACAGGTGCCGCGCGAAAAGCTGGTCGAGGTCTGCTGCGATGCGGTCAACCGCGGCGTCGCGCTCTATGGCAACAAGGTCTACGTCGGCACGCTAGACGGGCACCTCGTCGCGCTCGACGCCAAGACCGGAAAGGTCGTCTGGAAGAAGCTGACCATTCCCGAAGGCTCGCACATGGCGATCACCGGGGCACCGCGGATCGTGAAGGGCCGGGTGCTGATCGGTTCGGCCGGGGCGGAATACTTCACCCGCGGCTATCTCGCGGCCTTCGATGCCGAGACCGGTAACGAGCTGTGGCGCTTCCACACCGTTCCGGGCGATCCGTCGAAACCACAGGACGGCAAGTACCTTGAAGCGGCAGTCAAGACCTGGAGCGGCGACTTCTGGAAGCGCGGCGGTGGCGGCACGGTGTGGGATTCGATCACTTATGATCCCAAGACCGATCTGGTGTTCTTCGGCACGGCCAATGCCGAACCGTGGAACCCGGCCTATCGCAACACCGATGGCGCGGGCGACAGCCTCTACACTGCCTCGATCGTGGCGATTAAGCCGGACACGGGCGAATATGTCTGGCACTTCCAGGAAACCCCGGAAGATCGCTGGGACTTTGACAGCAACCAGCAGATCACCGTTGCCGACCTGACCATTGGCGGCAAGCCGCGCCATGTCATCATGCACGCGCCCAAGAACGGGTTCTTCTATGTGCTCGATGCCGCAACAGGTGAGTTCATTTCGGGCAAGCCGTTCGTCGAAGGCATCAACTGGGCCAAGGGCCTCGATCCCAAGACCGGCAAGCCCGATGTCAATCCCGAAGCCAAGTACGAGCTGACGAACAAGCCCTTCCTGGGCTTCCCTGGCGCAGTCGGGGCCCACTCGTGGACCCCGATGAGCTACAGCCCCAAGACCGGCCTGGTCTATATCCCGACCAACAACACCCCGCAGGTCTATGCCCACGATCCGGAATGGAAGCCCGGCACGACCGGCTTCCAGCTGGGGATCGATGCCTCGGCCGGCAACCTGCCGCCGGACCAGGCAGTCCGCCAGGCAACGGCGGCGGCAATGACCGGGGCGCTGGTCGCTTTCGATCCGGTCACCGGCACGATCAAGTGGAAGGTCCCTCAGGAAACCCCAACCAACGGCGGCACGCTCGCCACGGCCGGCAACCTGGTGTTCCAGGGCACCGCGCTCGGCGAATTCCGCGCCTATGCCGCCGATACCGGCAAGCAGCTGTGGTCGTTCCCGGCACAGAGCGGGATCCTGGCCGCGCCGATGACCTACATGATCGACGGTGAACAGTATGTCGCGGTGATGGTTGGCTGGGGCGGCGTCTGGGACGTTTCGGCCGGCAAGCTGGTGACCAAGCGGATCACGCCCAACATCAGCCGCCTGCTGGTGTTCAAGCTGGGTGCCAAGGGTACCTTGCCGACCGCGCCCGAAGAGGTGAAGCGCGTGCTCGATCCGCCGCCGCCCAGCGGCACGCCGCAGCAGCTGGCGATCGGCATGAAGGCCTATACCAATTCGTGCAGCGTCTGCCACGGCTCGACCGCGGTGGCAGGGGTGCTCAACCCTGACCTGCGTCACTCGGTGGCGCTGGGCAATCCCAAGCTGTGGCAGGAAATCGTCCACGATGGCCTGCTCAAGCAGAACGGGATGGTTGGCTGGAAGGGCCAGTTCACGCCCGAACAGATCGAAGCAATCCGGCTCTGGGTGGTCATGCGCGCCAATGAGGACAAGAAGCTCGGCGCGCACTGA
- a CDS encoding DUF6356 family protein — MSLKTLFTEHPASVDETYAEHLAMASGFGVRMILGGFACLLHGIFPFLFVKTGSAQISTLHERMVENRRTKQMPAILDFVI, encoded by the coding sequence ATGTCACTCAAGACCCTGTTCACCGAGCACCCGGCCAGCGTCGATGAAACCTATGCCGAGCACCTGGCCATGGCGTCGGGCTTTGGCGTGCGGATGATCCTGGGCGGCTTTGCCTGCCTGCTCCACGGGATCTTCCCGTTCCTGTTCGTGAAGACCGGCTCGGCGCAGATTTCGACCCTGCACGAGCGCATGGTCGAAAACCGCCGCACCAAGCAGATGCCGGCGATCCTCGATTTCGTGATCTGA
- a CDS encoding transglycosylase domain-containing protein, with the protein MARKDGKGRSAPIKEEPSGFRRFMRKLFVWGASLAVVGLLVLAVAVGLTARSLPEFDELKSSQVGQTILVRARDGTELVSIGPSYGRWLKYDQIPEVMRTAMVSVEDRRFRSHPGVDPLGLARASYLSVVTGKGPRATSTITQQLARNIFLNSSRSYTRKLREAVLALALEWKFSKDQILELYLNKVYFGGGAYGVDAASRKFFGHPGTEITLPEAAIIAGLVKAPSHYSPTADTEAAVDRAKVVLSVMESNGDVTPAQATGVDFTAIKFAAERNQNSVRYFTDWALPQLDLLVPDNTQAIEVWTTLDPKMQAAATKAIESNTPKGAQGALVSMDRDGAVLAMVGGTDYVSSNYNRAVNAVRQPGSAWKLFVYLAALEAGYTPNDRVVDEPVTIDGWSPRNSNGSYAGEIDVRTAFAYSKNTVAAQLGNEVGFSAVAGIAKRFGITTPISTVPSMVLGTNDVRLIDMTRAFAAVSAKGRAIDPYGIVKVQTVDGKVLYERAVREGPLLVPQYVSAGITDLLQSAVSTGTGRAAQIGRPVAGKTGTTNSNKDGWFLGFSSGITTGVWMGRDDAKSVGNLLQGGTAPARAFAAYMTVAVAGRPIEKFDTEVTLPAWQLEPDDEAQLSGNPDEYYYADDQGNMVEPSRQDLPQEQLPDQQAPPPAANDEFLREATGARPN; encoded by the coding sequence ATGGCGCGCAAGGATGGTAAGGGGCGCAGCGCGCCGATCAAGGAAGAGCCAAGCGGCTTTCGGCGATTCATGCGCAAGCTGTTTGTCTGGGGCGCTTCGCTGGCCGTTGTTGGCTTGCTGGTGCTGGCTGTTGCAGTCGGATTGACCGCACGTTCGCTGCCCGAGTTCGATGAACTTAAAAGCAGCCAGGTCGGGCAGACCATTCTGGTCCGTGCGCGTGACGGCACTGAGCTGGTCTCAATCGGGCCAAGCTATGGCCGCTGGCTGAAGTACGACCAGATTCCGGAGGTGATGCGCACCGCGATGGTTTCGGTCGAGGACCGGCGCTTTCGCTCACACCCGGGGGTCGATCCGCTTGGCCTCGCGCGCGCCAGTTACCTGTCGGTGGTGACTGGCAAGGGGCCGCGCGCAACATCGACTATTACCCAGCAGCTTGCCCGCAACATCTTCCTCAACAGCAGTCGCAGCTATACCCGGAAACTGCGTGAGGCTGTCCTGGCGCTGGCGCTGGAATGGAAATTCTCGAAGGACCAGATCCTCGAGCTCTATCTCAACAAGGTTTATTTCGGCGGCGGCGCCTATGGTGTCGATGCCGCCAGCCGCAAGTTCTTCGGCCATCCGGGTACCGAGATTACCCTGCCCGAAGCGGCGATCATTGCCGGCCTGGTCAAGGCGCCGTCGCACTATTCACCTACGGCCGATACCGAAGCAGCGGTCGATCGCGCCAAGGTCGTGCTTTCGGTGATGGAGAGCAATGGCGATGTGACCCCGGCGCAGGCCACGGGGGTGGACTTTACCGCGATCAAGTTCGCTGCGGAAAGGAACCAGAACTCGGTCCGCTATTTCACCGACTGGGCCCTGCCGCAGCTTGACCTGCTAGTGCCCGACAACACCCAGGCGATCGAGGTGTGGACCACGCTCGATCCCAAGATGCAGGCTGCGGCGACCAAGGCGATTGAGTCCAATACGCCCAAGGGTGCCCAGGGCGCACTGGTCAGCATGGACCGCGACGGGGCGGTTTTGGCCATGGTCGGGGGGACGGACTACGTCTCGTCCAACTATAACCGTGCGGTCAACGCGGTGCGCCAGCCAGGATCGGCATGGAAGCTGTTCGTCTATCTGGCGGCGCTTGAGGCGGGCTATACGCCGAACGACCGGGTAGTCGATGAGCCGGTCACCATCGATGGCTGGAGCCCGCGCAATTCGAACGGCAGCTACGCCGGTGAAATCGATGTGCGCACCGCCTTTGCCTATTCGAAGAACACCGTCGCTGCGCAGCTGGGCAACGAAGTGGGCTTCAGCGCCGTCGCCGGCATCGCCAAGCGGTTCGGGATTACCACCCCGATCTCGACGGTCCCCTCGATGGTGCTGGGCACCAACGATGTCCGCCTGATCGACATGACCCGTGCCTTTGCTGCCGTATCGGCCAAGGGCCGGGCCATCGACCCCTATGGCATCGTCAAGGTCCAGACGGTCGACGGCAAGGTGCTGTATGAGCGGGCGGTGCGCGAAGGACCGCTGCTGGTGCCGCAATATGTCTCCGCCGGGATCACCGATCTGCTGCAGAGCGCGGTCAGCACCGGCACCGGCCGCGCCGCGCAGATCGGGCGGCCCGTCGCGGGCAAGACCGGAACCACCAACTCCAACAAGGACGGCTGGTTCCTGGGCTTCTCCAGCGGGATTACTACAGGCGTCTGGATGGGGCGCGATGACGCCAAGTCAGTTGGCAACCTGCTGCAGGGTGGCACCGCGCCGGCGCGGGCCTTCGCGGCCTATATGACCGTCGCCGTGGCAGGCCGGCCGATCGAGAAGTTCGATACCGAGGTTACCCTGCCTGCCTGGCAGCTTGAGCCCGACGACGAGGCGCAGCTGAGCGGCAATCCCGACGAATATTACTATGCCGATGATCAGGGCAACATGGTCGAACCGAGCCGCCAGGACCTGCCGCAGGAACAATTGCCCGACCAGCAGGCGCCGCCGCCCGCCGCCAACGACGAGTTCCTGCGCGAGGCAACTGGCGCGCGGCCGAACTGA
- a CDS encoding SPFH domain-containing protein yields MEGFLLALLLLVFVFLLMGVRVVRQGYVYTIERLGKYTLAAQPGLHVIIPFIDRVGHKVNMMEQVLDIPGQEIITRDNAMVGVDAVVFFQVLDAGKAAYEVSNLYVAIMQLTTTNLRTVMGSMDLDETLSKRDEINARLLSVVDHATSPWGVKITRVEIKDIRPPADISNAMARQMKAEREKRAQILEAEGLRAAEILRAEGEKQGAILSAEGRREAAFRDAEAREREAEAEAKATTMVSDAIAKSGTQALNYFIAQKYTDAVAGFASSPNAKTILFPVEATQLIGSVAGIGELVKDALGEKKV; encoded by the coding sequence ATGGAAGGCTTTTTGCTGGCGCTGTTGCTGCTGGTTTTCGTATTCCTGCTGATGGGTGTGCGGGTGGTCCGGCAGGGCTATGTCTACACGATCGAACGACTGGGGAAGTACACCCTGGCCGCCCAGCCAGGATTGCACGTCATCATCCCGTTCATCGACCGGGTCGGTCACAAGGTGAACATGATGGAACAGGTGCTGGATATTCCAGGCCAGGAAATCATCACGCGTGACAACGCCATGGTTGGGGTTGATGCAGTGGTGTTCTTCCAGGTGCTCGACGCCGGCAAGGCGGCCTACGAGGTATCGAACCTGTACGTCGCGATCATGCAATTGACGACCACCAACTTGCGCACCGTGATGGGCTCAATGGATCTCGACGAGACGCTGTCAAAGCGCGACGAGATCAATGCCCGGCTGCTTTCGGTGGTGGATCACGCCACTTCGCCGTGGGGCGTCAAGATCACGCGCGTCGAGATCAAGGATATCCGTCCGCCAGCCGATATCTCCAACGCCATGGCCCGCCAGATGAAGGCCGAGCGTGAGAAGCGCGCTCAGATCCTTGAAGCCGAAGGCCTGCGGGCGGCTGAAATCTTGCGCGCCGAGGGTGAGAAGCAGGGGGCGATCCTCTCCGCCGAGGGCCGCCGTGAAGCCGCCTTCCGCGATGCCGAGGCGCGCGAGCGCGAGGCCGAAGCCGAGGCCAAGGCAACCACGATGGTCTCTGATGCGATAGCCAAGTCCGGCACCCAGGCGCTCAACTACTTCATTGCCCAGAAGTATACCGACGCCGTCGCGGGCTTCGCCTCGTCGCCGAACGCCAAGACCATCCTGTTCCCGGTCGAGGCCACCCAGCTGATCGGTTCGGTCGCCGGGATTGGCGAACTGGTCAAAGATGCGCTGGGTGAGAAGAAGGTCTGA
- the msrB gene encoding peptide-methionine (R)-S-oxide reductase MsrB: MADKLNLTEAEWLEKLGPERYHILRQAGTERPFTGKYERNKDTGTYVCGGCGAPLFASDEKFDSGCGWPSYTAPLPSAPIDELVDTSHGMIRTEVRCARCDGHLGHVFPDGPAPTGLRYCINSASLDFEPKE; the protein is encoded by the coding sequence ATGGCAGACAAACTGAACCTGACCGAGGCCGAGTGGCTCGAGAAGCTGGGGCCCGAACGCTACCATATCCTGCGCCAGGCCGGGACCGAGCGTCCGTTCACCGGCAAGTATGAACGCAACAAGGACACCGGAACCTATGTCTGCGGCGGCTGCGGCGCGCCGCTGTTCGCTTCGGACGAGAAGTTCGATTCCGGCTGCGGCTGGCCCAGCTATACGGCCCCGCTGCCCAGCGCGCCGATCGACGAGCTGGTTGATACCAGCCACGGCATGATCCGCACCGAGGTACGCTGCGCCCGCTGTGACGGGCATCTGGGACACGTTTTCCCCGATGGTCCGGCACCCACGGGACTGCGCTATTGCATCAACAGCGCCAGCCTGGATTTCGAACCGAAGGAATAA
- a CDS encoding dienelactone hydrolase family protein, which produces MCDDLTAIEEQQALDARGIDRRSFAALGVAGLGVLAAPLAAKAPAGLAEQMVTVTTPDGKLDAFFVHPAKGRHPAVILWPDIAGLREAYKVMARRLAADGHAVLVLNQYYRSAPAPHFDAITQWRTSEGQAKLRPMIPLLTPEAIERDAKAAVAWLDGQKAVDKKRGIGSSGYCMGGPFTVRTAHAVPGRVRAAASFHGGSLVTDKPDSPHQLLKATKAGYLFAIARNDDARSPGDKDALRDAAKAAGRPAEVEVYPADHGWCTIDSPVFDKVQADRAWERMLALFRTL; this is translated from the coding sequence ATGTGTGATGACCTGACCGCGATCGAGGAACAACAGGCGCTGGACGCGCGCGGGATCGATCGCCGCAGCTTTGCTGCATTGGGCGTAGCGGGCCTGGGCGTGCTGGCCGCGCCACTGGCGGCCAAGGCCCCGGCCGGGCTGGCCGAGCAGATGGTCACGGTGACCACGCCCGATGGCAAGCTTGATGCCTTTTTCGTCCACCCGGCCAAGGGCCGGCACCCCGCCGTTATCCTCTGGCCCGACATTGCCGGCCTGCGCGAAGCCTACAAGGTGATGGCGCGGCGGCTGGCCGCCGATGGGCACGCCGTGCTGGTGCTGAACCAGTACTACCGTTCCGCCCCCGCGCCGCATTTCGACGCGATCACCCAGTGGCGCACGTCCGAGGGCCAGGCCAAGCTGCGCCCGATGATCCCGCTGCTCACACCCGAAGCGATCGAGCGCGATGCCAAGGCGGCTGTCGCCTGGCTCGATGGCCAGAAGGCGGTCGACAAGAAGCGCGGCATCGGCTCATCCGGCTATTGCATGGGCGGGCCTTTCACCGTGCGCACGGCCCACGCCGTACCGGGCCGGGTCCGCGCGGCGGCCTCGTTCCATGGCGGTTCGCTGGTGACAGACAAGCCCGACAGCCCGCACCAGCTGCTGAAAGCAACCAAGGCTGGCTATCTCTTCGCCATCGCCCGCAATGACGATGCCCGCTCTCCGGGGGACAAGGACGCGCTACGCGATGCGGCGAAAGCGGCGGGTCGTCCGGCCGAAGTGGAAGTCTATCCCGCCGACCACGGCTGGTGCACGATCGATTCGCCGGTGTTTGACAAGGTTCAGGCCGACCGCGCGTGGGAGCGGATGCTGGCGCTGTTCCGGACACTTTAG
- a CDS encoding alpha/beta hydrolase produces the protein MRALGGLLALLGAMLAAPALAREQAGRFLEYEHVAAAGLPEQRLTIWLPPGYDKGKQRYPVLYMHDGHNLFDPAKSNFNKVWAADKAMLAAVNSGKVEPHIIIGVWAPGRDRYRQYLPQTIYQATSGTPRAAMDAMIEGPVVSDAYLAWLAGPLKQWVDASFRTRPGRDDTAIMGSSMGGLMSCYAFLERAETYGRAGCVSSHWPAADPAKVGPANPELIALWDGWFAARLGQPNGRRVWMDHGTATLDAFYAPYQQKIDARFAASGWQRGRDWESKVYEGAEHEENAWARRLPEVFGWLLRN, from the coding sequence GTGAGGGCGCTGGGCGGCCTGCTGGCGCTGCTTGGCGCCATGCTGGCCGCCCCCGCGCTCGCGCGCGAGCAGGCCGGACGCTTCCTGGAATACGAACATGTCGCCGCCGCAGGCCTGCCCGAACAGCGGCTGACGATCTGGCTGCCGCCGGGCTATGACAAGGGCAAGCAGCGCTACCCGGTGCTCTACATGCATGACGGGCATAACCTGTTCGATCCGGCCAAGAGCAACTTCAACAAGGTCTGGGCGGCAGACAAGGCGATGCTGGCGGCGGTCAATTCGGGTAAGGTGGAACCGCACATCATCATCGGCGTCTGGGCGCCGGGCCGGGACCGCTATCGTCAGTATCTGCCGCAGACGATCTACCAGGCCACGAGCGGCACCCCGCGCGCGGCGATGGACGCGATGATCGAGGGGCCGGTGGTCAGCGATGCCTACCTTGCCTGGCTGGCCGGACCGCTCAAGCAATGGGTCGATGCCAGCTTCCGCACCCGGCCGGGGCGCGACGATACTGCGATCATGGGATCGAGCATGGGCGGCCTGATGAGCTGCTATGCCTTCCTGGAACGCGCTGAAACCTATGGCCGGGCGGGCTGCGTCTCGTCGCACTGGCCGGCGGCTGATCCGGCCAAGGTCGGGCCGGCCAATCCGGAGCTGATCGCGCTGTGGGATGGCTGGTTTGCCGCGCGGCTCGGCCAGCCCAATGGCCGCCGGGTTTGGATGGACCACGGCACGGCCACGCTCGATGCCTTCTACGCGCCTTACCAGCAGAAAATTGACGCGCGCTTCGCAGCCAGCGGCTGGCAGCGCGGACGCGACTGGGAAAGCAAGGTCTACGAAGGCGCCGAGCACGAAGAGAACGCCTGGGCCCGGCGCCTGCCCGAAGTGTTCGGCTGGCTGCTGCGGAATTAA